TCTGTCACTGTGATACTGAATGCATCGCTGCCGGCTCCTGACCCGAAAGCGGTCATAAATATCCGATCTCCAGCTTTTGCCTCGTCCAGGATCGCAGCCAGTCCTATCATACACGAACCAGAATAGGTATTACCTAGCATTGGGACCACCAGTCCGGTTTTGATCTGTTCTTTTGTGAAACCCAGCATTTTTGCTGCGTTTTGCGGGAACTTACCGTTGGGCTGGTGGAACACGGCATAATCATAATCGGATGGTTTTGTACCCATCTTTTCCATTAGCCCATTTGCGGCGGAAGTAACATGTTTGAAATACCCAGGTTCTCCTGTAAACCTGCCTCCGTGTTCAGGATATGGCATTCCCTCACGTCTCCAGAAATCAGGAGTATCGGTAGTAAAAGAATAAGTATCTTCGATCAAAGCTACCAGGTCACTTGTACCGATAATATAGGCTGCACCGCCTGCTGCTGCAGTATATTCCAGGGCATCTCCCGGAGCGCCCTGAGACACGTCTGCTCCTATTGCCAAACCCAGGTCTATCATGCCAGATCCTGCCATACCCATACATGTCTGGATGGCAGCAGTCCCGGCTTTACATGCAAACTCAAAATCTGCTGCTGTTAGAACAGGTTCTGCACCTATGGCTGCTGCTACTATTGTACTTGTGGGTTTAACCGCATAAGGGTGGCTTTCAGAGCCAGTATATATTGCACCAATTCTGGAAGGATCGATATTTTGTTTTTTTATTGCATTACGGGCTGCTTCAACTGCAATTGTAACAGTATCTTCATCAAGATCAGGAACTGATTTTTCTTTTACCTGAAGTCCATTTATAAAACTCTGGCCATCAGCTCCCCAGACTGCTGCGATATTTTCAAGTTTAATACGGTATCTGGGGATATATGCACCATATGATACAATTCCTACATTCATTATGATTCACCTTTTAAAGACAATATTTTTATAAAATATATTGTGGTCGCCTCTAACGTACTTGAAGAGCTCTGATCATATTTTCCATTGGCATAATAGTAGCCAGAAGACAGATATTCTCCACCTCAGCGATCTTTTTTGCCACTGGATCTATGTCTTTTTTTTCAAGCCCATGAATTACAACCACACCTGGTTTCAGATTAGTCACCCTGATGGCAACCAGTGGAGATCTACCTGTGGAGACTGAAGTGAATATCATAGCTCGCTCAGTACTCCAACCATAGAGTTTCTGGAATTCATGATACGGTAATTCAAGGATTGCTTTTAGACTGTCGATCACCGTATATCCGTAAAGCTGTTTTTCATTATCTGAACTTGGTCTATGTATTATGTCTGCATTGATCAACTTGGCAAGTTCATCAATAGACATGGGAGATGTGTACTCGTGGATATCATAAATGACATTGGAATTAAAACTCCCAGAGATCATATTTTCATAGGCACGTATCTTTTTGCTACCTCGCCGCTGATCGATATCCAATAATGCATTTACGATCTTGCTGACGATAACAGTTCCAGGAGACTTTCTGCGGCCGCTTTCATAATCACTAATCACAGAAGGAGAGACATCCAGGCAAGCAGAGAGATCGGACTGGGCAACATCAAGATTTAATCTCCACTTCTTCATAACTTCACCTGGCCGATCCGACAGGGTAATTTCTCCTGCCATCTTTTCAGCAAGGCGGTTTCTTATATCTGACTCTGAATTATCCCCTAGCATTCAGTCAGGTTATTTGATCGCACATAATATAAAATTATCTAATCCAAACGAAGACCACATCGTCATTTGACGAAAAAGGGTTTATGAATCATGAATATATATGTGTATATTAATCATATAGGGAAATATAGCTTATGATAAATGCAGAAATAAAAGCTGAACTTTTGGCCATAGGTGCTATTGATATCGACAAAGCTCTTCTTGGCCATATAACCACACCTACAGCCGGTCCCGGTGCTGGTAGAACAGCCATATTCTTCAGATGGGACAATCACAGGGTAAGACTGGCCGTGGATGATGGCTCTCCCCTAAAAGGGGTGGCCGATAACGGCGATATTGTAATTTATAAAGGTAAAAATGAACTGGTTCGAGGAAAGCTTGAAGAAGAGCTCATACATTGCCCGGGCCAGGCATATATTACTATCAGTGAACAGTGTATTTTTGACTGCAAATTTTGCCCGGTCCCAAAATTGGACGGTAAGATAAAAAGTCTGGATGAGATAATCCGGATGGTTGATGAAGCTAATGAAAGTGGGGAATTAACAGCCATCTCCCTGACTTCAGGTGTAGCAGGATCTCCGGAAGAGGAAGTTGACAGGGCAGTTGAAGCTGCTAAGGCTCTTAAAAAATACAATGTACCAATTGGAATCTCAGTATATCCCACAGCCGATTCATCCCGTCAAATAAAAGAAGCGGGGGCTGTGGAAGTGAAATATAATGTTGAAACTATGGACAGGGAATTATATAAAAAAGATTGTCCTGGCCAGAGTCTGGAATTTATTCTTGAATGCCTGAAAGATGCAGTAGATATATTTGGCAAAAACCGGGTATATTCCAATTTCATAGTGGGGTTGGGTGAAACTGATGAAACAGTGGAGGCGGGACTTAATGAACTGGCCTCAATGGGAGTAGTCCCCATAATAAGAGCAGGCGGTATGCACCCGCTCAGGATTGGTGAGATCGATGTGGAAAGACCCACGGCCCAGAGGCTGCTTAAATTGAACCGGATACTTCGCAGGATACTGGATGAACACGGACTGAGGGCAGATGTATCCAGGACAATGTGCCTGCCATGTACCGGATGTGACCTGAATCCACATCGGGACCTGTGAATCCGGTGTTTAAGGTGACACCCGGGGTCAAGCTTTCACATCAGCATATTCAATTG
The genomic region above belongs to Methanosarcinales archaeon and contains:
- a CDS encoding hydroxymethylglutaryl-CoA synthase, with the translated sequence MNVGIVSYGAYIPRYRIKLENIAAVWGADGQSFINGLQVKEKSVPDLDEDTVTIAVEAARNAIKKQNIDPSRIGAIYTGSESHPYAVKPTSTIVAAAIGAEPVLTAADFEFACKAGTAAIQTCMGMAGSGMIDLGLAIGADVSQGAPGDALEYTAAAGGAAYIIGTSDLVALIEDTYSFTTDTPDFWRREGMPYPEHGGRFTGEPGYFKHVTSAANGLMEKMGTKPSDYDYAVFHQPNGKFPQNAAKMLGFTKEQIKTGLVVPMLGNTYSGSCMIGLAAILDEAKAGDRIFMTAFGSGAGSDAFSITVTDKIEEIRNKAPTVKQLLANPIYIDYATYAKHKNKIKV
- a CDS encoding helix-turn-helix domain-containing protein — protein: MLGDNSESDIRNRLAEKMAGEITLSDRPGEVMKKWRLNLDVAQSDLSACLDVSPSVISDYESGRRKSPGTVIVSKIVNALLDIDQRRGSKKIRAYENMISGSFNSNVIYDIHEYTSPMSIDELAKLINADIIHRPSSDNEKQLYGYTVIDSLKAILELPYHEFQKLYGWSTERAMIFTSVSTGRSPLVAIRVTNLKPGVVVIHGLEKKDIDPVAKKIAEVENICLLATIMPMENMIRALQVR
- a CDS encoding radical SAM protein yields the protein MNAEIKAELLAIGAIDIDKALLGHITTPTAGPGAGRTAIFFRWDNHRVRLAVDDGSPLKGVADNGDIVIYKGKNELVRGKLEEELIHCPGQAYITISEQCIFDCKFCPVPKLDGKIKSLDEIIRMVDEANESGELTAISLTSGVAGSPEEEVDRAVEAAKALKKYNVPIGISVYPTADSSRQIKEAGAVEVKYNVETMDRELYKKDCPGQSLEFILECLKDAVDIFGKNRVYSNFIVGLGETDETVEAGLNELASMGVVPIIRAGGMHPLRIGEIDVERPTAQRLLKLNRILRRILDEHGLRADVSRTMCLPCTGCDLNPHRDL